A single genomic interval of Mustela nigripes isolate SB6536 chromosome 7, MUSNIG.SB6536, whole genome shotgun sequence harbors:
- the LOC132022290 gene encoding cytochrome c oxidase subunit 7A-related protein, mitochondrial produces the protein MYYKFSGFTQKLTGTWASDAYSPQGLRPLVSTEAPPIIFATPTKLSSDFPVYDYAGKNKVPELQKFFQKSDGVPIHLKRGLPDQMLYRTTMALTLGGTIYCLIALYMASQPRNK, from the exons ATGTATTACAAGTTTAGTGGCTTCACGCAGAAGTTGACCGGAACATGGGCTTCCGACGCCTATAGCCCGCAG GGATTAAGGCCTTTGGTTTCCACAGAAGCACCACCTATCATATTTGCCACACCAACCAAACTGAGTTCTGATTTTCCTGTATATGATTATGCTGGGAAAAACAAAGTTCCCGAGCTGCAGAAGTTTTTCCAG AAATCCGATGGTGTGCCCATCCACCTGAAACGAGGCCTGCCTGACCAAATGCTTTACCGGACCACCATGGCGCTGACGCTGGGGGGGACCATCTACTGCCTGATTGCGCTCTACATGGCTTCGCAGCCCAGAAACAAATGA